In one Agathobacter rectalis ATCC 33656 genomic region, the following are encoded:
- the abc-f gene encoding ribosomal protection-like ABC-F family protein, translating to MLYQIKDGTVSVGGQTILSHVDFYIKEKEKIAVVGKNGAGKTTLLRLLAGELQLDRDDRRGMSSGAHGKETACKNSLGIVTSRNITIGMLRQVDSSNQDKTIEEILLESCPDRDTYSKERFDYEMEYDRLFTGFGFEKEEKSRTLGSFSGGEQTKISLIKLLLEKPDLLLLDEPTNHLDMKTVEWLEDYLINYPKAVVIVSHDRAFLDAVATGVYELENGSLHRYAGNYTQYRQQKLKNLQIQRKAYERQQAEIAHNNELIDKFKHKPKKAAFARSRKTMLARMKLIEKPVEDEAHIFTGNIEPQFPGGKWVYEAKKLKIGYDGRALLELSLRIRRGQKIAVIGDNGIGKSTFLKTVAGLIPPIKGTSQLGSNLLVGYFDQQSALIDSEKTVRDHFHELFPALVEKELRKTLGMYLFGGANASKRISSLSGGEKSRLVLAELLTGRPNLMILDEPTNHMDIPAKETLESAFKAYTGTMLFVSHDRYFIKQVADAILVFENDKVMYYPFGYDHYISRLKASKDGNLPALMQAKDAAMVEALAAVPKRERHETRQLSTEEAYLEWKLALAAEPVAKAAEEAEKVYEELCEAESELNEENVDKLRLQYEKVADSWTNECTKWYDIYLDEMYPESDF from the coding sequence ATGTTATACCAGATTAAGGATGGGACAGTTTCGGTAGGTGGTCAGACGATTCTGTCCCATGTTGATTTTTATATAAAGGAAAAAGAAAAAATAGCTGTTGTCGGCAAAAACGGAGCAGGAAAGACCACATTGCTTCGGCTTCTTGCGGGGGAGCTGCAGCTTGACCGCGATGACCGTCGCGGTATGTCGTCAGGAGCACATGGCAAAGAGACTGCCTGCAAAAATAGTCTTGGAATCGTAACCTCGCGAAATATCACAATCGGAATGCTCCGTCAGGTTGATTCCTCCAATCAGGACAAGACAATCGAGGAAATACTTCTTGAGAGCTGTCCGGACAGGGATACATATTCCAAAGAGCGGTTTGACTACGAGATGGAGTACGACAGGCTGTTTACAGGCTTTGGCTTTGAAAAAGAAGAAAAAAGCCGTACACTCGGCAGTTTTTCTGGAGGTGAACAGACCAAGATTTCACTTATAAAGCTGCTGCTTGAAAAGCCGGATTTGCTGCTTCTTGATGAGCCGACGAATCATCTTGATATGAAAACTGTCGAGTGGCTGGAGGATTATCTGATAAACTATCCAAAGGCTGTTGTCATTGTGTCCCATGACAGGGCGTTTCTTGATGCAGTTGCGACTGGTGTTTATGAGCTTGAAAATGGCAGTCTGCACAGATATGCCGGCAACTACACTCAGTACAGGCAGCAGAAGCTTAAAAATCTGCAGATACAGCGCAAAGCCTACGAGCGCCAGCAGGCGGAGATTGCGCACAATAATGAGCTTATCGACAAATTCAAGCATAAGCCGAAAAAAGCTGCGTTTGCACGCTCTAGAAAGACCATGCTGGCACGCATGAAGCTGATAGAAAAGCCGGTTGAAGACGAAGCTCATATTTTTACAGGCAATATCGAGCCACAGTTTCCGGGCGGTAAATGGGTTTACGAGGCGAAGAAATTAAAAATTGGCTACGACGGCAGGGCACTGCTTGAGCTGTCGCTTCGTATAAGGCGTGGTCAGAAGATTGCCGTAATCGGTGACAACGGCATAGGAAAATCAACATTTCTAAAGACTGTGGCAGGGCTTATTCCACCAATAAAGGGCACAAGCCAGCTTGGCAGCAATCTGCTGGTGGGCTATTTTGACCAGCAGTCGGCACTTATCGACAGCGAAAAGACTGTGCGAGACCATTTTCACGAGCTTTTTCCGGCACTTGTGGAGAAGGAATTAAGAAAGACGCTTGGCATGTATCTGTTTGGAGGGGCAAATGCCTCAAAGCGTATCAGCTCGCTCTCAGGCGGTGAGAAGTCCAGGCTTGTGCTCGCAGAGCTTCTGACAGGCCGTCCGAACTTAATGATACTCGATGAGCCGACCAATCACATGGATATTCCGGCGAAGGAGACACTAGAATCGGCATTTAAGGCATATACCGGCACCATGCTCTTTGTATCGCATGACAGGTATTTCATAAAGCAGGTGGCCGATGCCATATTGGTCTTTGAAAATGACAAGGTGATGTACTATCCGTTTGGCTATGACCATTATATTTCAAGGCTTAAGGCATCAAAGGATGGCAATCTGCCGGCACTCATGCAGGCAAAGGATGCTGCGATGGTCGAGGCACTTGCGGCTGTCCCAAAGAGGGAGCGACATGAGACCAGACAGCTTTCAACAGAAGAGGCGTACTTAGAGTGGAAGCTTGCACTTGCAGCGGAGCCGGTGGCGAAGGCGGCTGAAGAAGCAGAAAAGGTTTATGAAGAGCTATGTGAAGCAGAAAGCGAGCTTAACGAAGAAAATGTCGATAAGCTGCGACTGCAATATGAAAAAGTTGCTGACTCATGGACAAATGAGTGTACAAAATGGTATGATATATACTTAGATGAGATGTATCCGGAGAGTGATTTTTAA
- a CDS encoding HD-GYP domain-containing protein, with protein sequence MIKRRYMRTRQLKPGMIIDQVIKDPTGRNLVVQGSAIDDYIISSLLKLGIMSVYIREGNADPDDPDAILSPKAAAMVKQLRTDDRSKVTLSDSVRQRVSTGVQYIFNNTNSEELTQATNQIADSLMEAINENDAIAVDISSLKTSDEYTFKHSVDVATISMILAKQMKLPDNEIHDIGVSGLLHDIGKTMIPNEILNKPGRLTDDEFNIMKKHSVYGYNMLKDRKDLNNSILMGVLQHHERIDGTGYPLGFDAPKICQFAKILSVADVYDALVTKRPYKDALSQRDAVEMLMSMTNQLDIGVMRAFMSSMILYPVDSIVQLSNGEKARVVKNSEYYILRPTVVGVDSGRVYNLGNDLKCASIIIL encoded by the coding sequence ATGATTAAACGCAGATATATGAGAACACGACAATTGAAACCCGGCATGATTATTGATCAGGTCATCAAGGATCCTACCGGCCGTAACCTGGTGGTACAGGGCTCAGCTATCGATGATTATATCATCTCTTCGCTGCTTAAGCTCGGTATAATGTCAGTATACATCCGCGAGGGAAATGCTGATCCTGACGATCCGGATGCCATACTGTCTCCAAAGGCTGCCGCCATGGTCAAACAGCTGCGTACGGACGACCGTTCCAAAGTCACCTTAAGCGACAGTGTCAGGCAACGTGTATCAACCGGTGTCCAGTACATCTTCAACAACACTAACTCCGAGGAGCTAACACAGGCAACAAACCAGATTGCAGACTCGCTCATGGAGGCCATCAATGAAAACGATGCCATAGCTGTCGATATCAGTTCCCTCAAAACAAGCGATGAGTACACCTTCAAGCACAGTGTGGATGTGGCTACTATTTCAATGATTCTTGCCAAGCAGATGAAGCTGCCTGACAACGAAATCCACGACATAGGTGTATCCGGCCTGCTGCACGATATAGGCAAGACAATGATCCCCAATGAAATTCTAAACAAGCCTGGCAGGCTCACGGATGATGAGTTTAATATCATGAAAAAACATTCCGTGTACGGCTACAATATGCTAAAAGACCGAAAGGATTTAAACAACTCTATACTGATGGGAGTGCTGCAGCACCACGAACGCATTGACGGAACCGGATATCCACTCGGCTTTGATGCACCAAAAATCTGTCAGTTTGCAAAGATTTTGTCTGTCGCAGATGTCTATGATGCGCTTGTCACAAAGCGTCCGTACAAGGATGCCTTATCACAGCGTGATGCAGTTGAGATGCTTATGTCCATGACAAACCAGCTTGATATAGGTGTCATGCGTGCTTTCATGAGCAGTATGATTCTATATCCTGTTGATTCAATTGTACAGCTTAGCAATGGTGAAAAGGCAAGAGTTGTAAAAAACAGTGAGTACTACATTCTCCGACCAACTGTTGTCGGTGTCGATTCCGGCAGAGTATACAATCTGGGCAATGATTTGAAGTGCGCAAGTATTATTATACTTTAG
- a CDS encoding TPM domain-containing protein, which produces MFTLFLLVTILVLSSSSNVYATETATNYNLSGTNKSTGYEYILEDSANFIDDAVKGKLISQMKKATEYCNIAVVTTTSHPYGSTESYAVNTFEGYFGTGANGVIFVIDRDLNEIYLACEGSAQRTIPNSKCNSICDNTYIYATSSHDYDYFTCCMETIDQVNTVLAGGHISQPLRYISSIFIALAAGMIFCFVYALSLSKGRKAKSNELMGAAFTKVEIQNARARFMNQTRHYSPQSSGSSGGHSGGGGHSGGSHSGGGHSGGGHHI; this is translated from the coding sequence TTGTTTACATTATTTTTGCTTGTTACAATCCTTGTTTTGAGCAGCTCATCAAATGTATATGCCACTGAGACAGCCACAAATTACAATCTAAGCGGCACAAACAAGTCTACCGGCTACGAGTACATCCTTGAGGACTCTGCCAATTTCATTGACGATGCCGTAAAAGGCAAGCTCATCTCACAGATGAAAAAGGCAACCGAATACTGCAACATAGCTGTTGTCACCACTACCTCACATCCTTACGGAAGCACTGAAAGCTATGCAGTCAATACCTTTGAAGGCTATTTCGGAACCGGTGCAAACGGTGTCATTTTTGTAATAGACAGAGATTTAAACGAGATTTATCTGGCTTGTGAGGGAAGCGCGCAGAGAACCATTCCAAACTCAAAATGTAACTCCATCTGTGACAACACTTATATATATGCCACCTCAAGTCATGATTACGACTATTTCACCTGCTGTATGGAAACAATAGACCAGGTCAACACAGTCCTTGCAGGCGGACATATATCACAGCCTCTCAGATACATTTCCAGTATCTTTATCGCTCTCGCTGCCGGCATGATTTTTTGCTTTGTATATGCATTATCCCTGTCAAAGGGCCGCAAGGCTAAGAGCAACGAGCTCATGGGTGCAGCATTTACAAAGGTAGAGATTCAAAATGCACGCGCACGCTTTATGAACCAGACAAGACACTACAGTCCACAAAGCTCAGGCTCAAGTGGCGGTCACAGCGGTGGTGGAGGTCATAGTGGCGGCAGTCACAGTGGTGGCGGTCACAGTGGTGGCGGTCACCACATCTAA
- the trkA gene encoding Trk system potassium transporter TrkA, producing the protein MFKKGVVPSQGLRIIIVGCGKVGRTLVEQLGKEGHDITIIDKNRERISQVSNIYDVMGIAGNGASYKILQEAGIDDADLIIAVTGSDELNLLCCTIATQVGNCAAIARVRTPEYSQEAKYLRDKLGLALIINPELEAAIEMAHILHLPSSLEVTNFAHGQAQLIKYEIPEGSILDGTKLMDLGTRHHANILIGAVERDDEVTIPSGDFVLRKGDKLSFVGERRHTKEFFSHIGVNTHSVKNTLIIGGGKAAYYLAKQLISRGIKVKIIENSFERCEELSILLPDAVIINGDGTEQALLKEEGIETCQSFVPLTGIDEENIMLTLYAKQVSNAKVITKLNRITFTNVINSLDLGSVISPKYITSEAIIAYVRAKKNSMNCNIETLYHMYDSRVEAIEFFVSENSNVTDIPLRDLKLKKHLLICFINRNGKIIIPTGNDCIQKNDTVMIITTNTGFTNLQDIME; encoded by the coding sequence ATGTTCAAAAAAGGAGTGGTTCCCTCCCAGGGACTGAGAATTATCATCGTCGGATGCGGCAAGGTAGGCCGTACTCTCGTTGAGCAGCTTGGCAAGGAGGGGCACGACATAACAATTATCGACAAAAACAGGGAGAGGATTTCCCAGGTATCCAATATCTATGATGTAATGGGTATTGCAGGAAACGGTGCCAGCTACAAGATACTGCAGGAAGCGGGTATTGATGATGCCGACTTAATCATCGCAGTCACAGGCTCTGATGAGCTGAATCTGCTATGCTGTACCATTGCCACACAGGTCGGCAACTGTGCTGCTATAGCCAGAGTCAGAACGCCTGAATACAGCCAGGAGGCCAAATATCTGCGCGACAAGCTTGGTCTTGCACTCATTATCAATCCTGAGCTTGAGGCAGCTATTGAGATGGCTCATATTCTTCATCTGCCGTCCAGCCTTGAGGTGACAAACTTTGCTCACGGTCAGGCACAGCTCATCAAGTATGAGATTCCCGAGGGCAGCATCCTCGACGGAACAAAGCTCATGGATCTGGGCACCAGACACCATGCCAACATACTTATCGGTGCAGTCGAGAGAGATGATGAGGTCACTATCCCATCAGGTGATTTTGTGCTCCGCAAGGGAGACAAACTGTCATTTGTCGGCGAACGCAGACATACAAAGGAATTTTTCAGCCACATCGGAGTCAATACACACAGCGTAAAAAATACACTGATTATCGGAGGCGGCAAAGCCGCATATTACCTGGCAAAGCAGCTCATATCACGTGGCATAAAGGTCAAAATAATCGAAAATAGCTTCGAGCGCTGTGAAGAACTTTCCATACTGCTTCCGGATGCTGTCATCATAAACGGTGACGGAACAGAACAGGCACTCTTAAAGGAAGAGGGCATAGAGACCTGCCAGTCATTTGTACCTCTTACCGGTATAGACGAGGAAAACATCATGCTTACGCTCTATGCGAAGCAGGTTTCCAATGCAAAGGTCATAACAAAGCTTAATCGTATAACTTTTACCAATGTCATAAACAGCCTAGACCTTGGCAGTGTAATCTCACCAAAATACATCACCTCAGAAGCCATAATTGCCTATGTCCGTGCAAAGAAAAACTCTATGAACTGCAATATAGAGACTCTCTACCACATGTACGACTCAAGAGTTGAAGCAATTGAGTTCTTTGTATCAGAAAACTCAAATGTGACAGACATACCGCTTCGAGACCTAAAGCTCAAAAAGCATCTGCTCATCTGCTTCATCAACCGAAACGGCAAAATTATTATTCCTACAGGTAATGACTGCATACAAAAAAATGATACTGTCATGATTATAACAACCAATACCGGCTTTACGAATCTTCAGGATATTATGGAATAG
- a CDS encoding TrkH family potassium uptake protein, translated as MNTSVIRYLLGYILKLEGFLLLLPCIVAGIYYEKSGIYFLIVALISIAIGFIFSAKKPRDFTFYLKEGCATTALGWVVLSIFGCLPFYISGEIPSFTDALFETISGFTTTGASILPEVESLSYCMNFWRCFTHWIGGMGVLVFLLAIIPLSGGSNINLMRAESPGPSVGKLVPKMKHTARLLYIIYFGLTTMEIIFLLFGKMPLYDAICTSLGTAGTGGFGIKNDSFCGYNVYLQWVVTIFMILFGVNFNAYYLLFFGHIRDALKVEEVRYYFGIIIASVVVISVNIAHMCTGVFDAVTKAAFQVGSIITTTGFSSTDFDRWPELSKTLLVLLMFIGACAGSTGGGIKVSRIVIAVKTILKELNGYIHPKSVKKLTFEHKPVDHDVIRSINVYFMTYAVIFVVSMLLVSVENYDFTTNFTAVAATFNNIGPGLSLVGPTCNFGFFNNFSKYILMFDMLAGRLELFPLLILFHPSIWKELFIQADKKVKGNRKEKQNVRM; from the coding sequence ATGAACACTTCAGTAATTCGATATCTTTTGGGATATATTTTAAAGCTTGAAGGCTTTTTGCTGCTTCTGCCATGTATTGTTGCCGGTATTTATTATGAAAAAAGCGGCATCTACTTTTTGATTGTTGCACTCATAAGCATAGCTATCGGTTTTATTTTTTCGGCTAAAAAACCGAGGGATTTTACCTTTTACCTGAAGGAGGGCTGTGCAACAACCGCACTGGGCTGGGTCGTACTGAGTATATTCGGCTGTCTGCCGTTTTACATATCAGGAGAGATTCCAAGCTTCACAGATGCTCTTTTTGAGACCATCTCCGGCTTCACCACGACAGGAGCGAGCATCCTGCCTGAGGTAGAATCACTCTCATATTGCATGAATTTCTGGCGCTGCTTTACTCACTGGATTGGCGGTATGGGTGTGCTTGTTTTTCTTCTGGCAATCATCCCGCTTTCAGGCGGCAGCAATATCAACCTGATGCGCGCAGAAAGCCCCGGGCCTTCAGTTGGAAAGCTCGTTCCAAAGATGAAGCATACCGCCAGGCTTTTATACATAATATACTTTGGTCTTACGACTATGGAGATTATTTTCCTGCTTTTCGGGAAAATGCCTCTGTACGATGCCATCTGTACCTCTCTTGGCACAGCCGGAACAGGAGGCTTTGGTATCAAAAACGACAGCTTTTGCGGCTACAATGTTTATCTGCAGTGGGTTGTTACCATATTTATGATACTTTTCGGTGTCAATTTCAACGCTTACTACCTGCTTTTCTTCGGTCACATCCGTGACGCACTTAAGGTGGAAGAGGTCAGATACTATTTCGGCATCATAATAGCCTCCGTTGTAGTCATAAGCGTGAATATCGCGCATATGTGTACCGGTGTGTTTGACGCAGTCACAAAGGCAGCGTTTCAGGTTGGCTCAATCATCACGACAACCGGATTTTCCAGCACCGATTTCGACAGATGGCCTGAGCTTTCAAAGACACTGCTTGTGCTTTTGATGTTCATTGGTGCATGTGCCGGAAGCACCGGCGGCGGTATCAAGGTATCTCGTATTGTCATCGCTGTAAAGACAATACTTAAGGAGTTAAATGGCTACATTCACCCAAAGAGTGTGAAAAAGCTCACATTTGAGCACAAGCCTGTAGACCATGATGTTATCAGGTCAATAAATGTTTATTTCATGACGTATGCCGTCATTTTTGTTGTTTCAATGCTGCTTGTTTCCGTTGAAAACTATGATTTCACTACCAATTTCACGGCTGTCGCAGCTACATTTAACAATATCGGACCGGGTCTTTCTCTGGTCGGTCCGACATGCAATTTCGGCTTTTTTAATAATTTCTCCAAATATATACTGATGTTTGACATGCTTGCCGGAAGACTCGAGCTGTTTCCACTGCTCATCCTCTTCCATCCGTCAATCTGGAAGGAATTATTTATTCAAGCAGATAAAAAAGTAAAAGGGAATAGAAAGGAGAAACAAAATGTTCGCATGTAA
- a CDS encoding AraC family transcriptional regulator encodes MALSKEWYDAEFVDSESESLHRAPSIEYSFYNAVKTGDMEYVIKNCKEDAFIHLDGTGVLSRNTLQNIKYHFVVTTAMITRYCIDGGLEPEQAYRLSDFYILKMDSCSTVRQVADLHHEMAKDFTGKMVLQKKSSILSKPVTQCVDYIYSNIKERITIADLAAYTGLSESYLSRVFKQNLGVSISDYIREKKIEKATHLLKYSDKPIIDIANYLSFSSQSHFIQIFEGFTGLTPKKYRDRYYKSMW; translated from the coding sequence ATGGCACTTTCAAAAGAATGGTATGACGCAGAATTTGTTGACAGCGAGAGCGAATCACTGCATCGTGCTCCAAGTATTGAATATAGTTTTTATAACGCAGTCAAAACCGGGGATATGGAATATGTAATAAAAAACTGCAAAGAAGATGCATTTATACACCTTGACGGAACAGGTGTATTGTCCAGAAATACTTTACAGAATATCAAATATCACTTTGTTGTCACAACCGCCATGATCACAAGATACTGTATTGATGGAGGACTCGAGCCTGAGCAGGCATACCGTCTGAGTGACTTCTATATACTTAAGATGGACAGCTGCTCCACCGTACGCCAGGTTGCTGACCTGCATCACGAGATGGCAAAGGATTTCACAGGTAAGATGGTGCTGCAGAAGAAATCGTCTATCCTCTCAAAGCCTGTTACCCAGTGTGTTGACTATATATACAGCAACATAAAAGAGCGTATCACAATAGCTGATCTGGCTGCATACACAGGGCTTTCCGAGAGCTATCTTTCAAGGGTATTCAAGCAGAATCTCGGTGTTTCGATAAGTGATTATATAAGGGAAAAGAAAATAGAAAAAGCGACTCACCTGCTCAAATACTCAGATAAGCCGATTATAGATATAGCCAACTACCTGTCATTTTCATCACAGAGCCACTTTATCCAGATATTCGAGGGTTTTACGGGGCTTACACCAAAGAAATATCGTGACAGGTACTACAAATCCATGTGGTAG
- a CDS encoding putative ABC transporter permease, whose translation MWLSRYFVYFIIFSCMGWIYESIYCTIRAKKWENRGFLYGPLCPIYGAGGVAITAIADFISAHTDATFTWWQIFLVAFLGSIVLEYGTSWALEKLFHAYWWDYSSMPLNINGRVCFPYSVGFGVAGLIVVYFIAPFTKFITGWMSPIWYEFFSLLLMGFLAVDTAITVSALTDFSRTIVNLQNNFNTYMDEVVEEVKERKKAADERSQERSQELAEAVEERRKRKRIRASADRVIDSMGALKKSALNRAQGFRNPKVENRYLETFTESLKERFKRERIKKVKKEKGR comes from the coding sequence ATGTGGTTATCAAGATATTTTGTGTATTTTATTATATTTAGCTGTATGGGCTGGATATATGAGAGCATCTACTGTACCATCAGAGCAAAAAAATGGGAAAACAGAGGCTTTCTCTATGGTCCGCTTTGTCCTATTTACGGAGCCGGAGGTGTCGCGATCACTGCGATAGCAGATTTCATTTCGGCTCACACGGATGCGACATTTACATGGTGGCAGATATTTCTTGTGGCATTTTTGGGAAGCATTGTCTTAGAATATGGCACATCGTGGGCGCTTGAGAAGCTGTTTCACGCATACTGGTGGGATTACAGCAGCATGCCGCTTAATATAAACGGCAGGGTGTGTTTTCCATATTCTGTAGGCTTTGGGGTGGCAGGACTTATAGTGGTATATTTCATTGCACCATTTACGAAGTTCATCACAGGCTGGATGTCACCTATATGGTATGAGTTTTTCTCACTGCTTCTTATGGGCTTTTTAGCTGTAGACACTGCAATCACCGTGTCAGCGCTTACAGATTTCAGTAGGACAATAGTCAATCTGCAGAACAATTTCAACACCTATATGGATGAGGTTGTGGAAGAGGTTAAAGAGCGTAAGAAGGCGGCAGATGAAAGGTCGCAGGAGAGGTCACAGGAGCTTGCGGAGGCAGTCGAGGAGCGCAGAAAGAGAAAACGTATCAGAGCCAGTGCAGACCGCGTCATCGATTCAATGGGTGCTTTAAAGAAATCTGCGCTTAACCGAGCACAGGGCTTCAGAAATCCAAAGGTGGAGAACAGGTATCTCGAGACATTTACAGAGAGTCTGAAGGAACGCTTTAAAAGAGAACGTATAAAGAAAGTAAAGAAGGAAAAAGGCAGATAA